Proteins from a single region of Diaphorobacter limosus:
- a CDS encoding ammonium transporter — protein sequence MRKVHAFLVPGLCLLAGAACAQAPAAPRIDSGDTAWMLTSTLLVILMTIPGLALFYGGLGRAKNMLSVLVQVFVIFALCSLLWAIYGYSLAFSGEGKFVGDLSKMFLKGVGLESFGALTTIPEYVFFAFQGTFAAITVALIVGSFAERIKFSAVLIFAVLWFSFSYVPMAHIVWGGGLLAADGALDFAGGTVVHINAGIAGLVGATMVGKRIGFGREAFTPHSLTLTMVGASLLWVGWFGFNAGSAGAANAVAGLAFVNTVLATAAATLSWSAGEAVHKGKASMLGAASGAVAGLVAVTPAAGFVGPMGAIAIGLVSGLVCLWGVGGLKRMLKVDDAFDVFGVHGLGGIVGAILTGVFAAQGLGGTGGLTPDTFSMGAQLWIQVKSVLFTIVWSGVVSFVAYKIADLLVGLRVSEEAERQGLDISYHGETAYNR from the coding sequence ATGAGAAAAGTACACGCTTTCCTGGTGCCAGGCCTGTGCCTATTGGCCGGCGCCGCATGCGCCCAGGCGCCGGCCGCACCGCGCATCGATTCGGGCGACACGGCCTGGATGCTGACCTCGACGCTGCTGGTGATCCTGATGACCATCCCCGGCCTGGCACTGTTCTACGGCGGCCTGGGGCGGGCCAAGAACATGCTGTCGGTGCTGGTGCAGGTGTTCGTGATCTTTGCCCTGTGCTCGCTGCTGTGGGCCATCTACGGCTACAGCCTGGCGTTCTCGGGCGAGGGCAAGTTCGTGGGCGACCTGTCCAAGATGTTCCTCAAGGGCGTGGGCCTGGAGAGTTTTGGCGCACTGACCACCATCCCCGAATACGTGTTCTTCGCCTTCCAGGGCACGTTCGCGGCCATCACCGTGGCGCTGATCGTGGGCTCGTTCGCCGAGCGCATCAAGTTCTCCGCCGTGCTGATCTTTGCCGTGCTGTGGTTCAGCTTCAGCTACGTGCCCATGGCGCATATCGTCTGGGGTGGTGGTCTGCTGGCGGCGGACGGCGCGCTGGACTTCGCCGGCGGCACCGTGGTGCACATCAACGCCGGCATCGCCGGCCTGGTGGGCGCCACCATGGTGGGCAAGCGCATAGGCTTTGGCCGCGAGGCGTTCACGCCGCACTCGTTGACGCTGACCATGGTGGGCGCGTCGCTGCTGTGGGTGGGCTGGTTCGGCTTCAACGCCGGCTCGGCCGGCGCCGCCAACGCCGTCGCCGGCCTGGCCTTCGTCAACACCGTGCTCGCCACCGCCGCCGCCACGCTGTCGTGGAGCGCGGGCGAGGCCGTGCACAAGGGCAAGGCATCGATGCTGGGCGCGGCCTCGGGCGCCGTCGCCGGCCTGGTGGCGGTCACGCCGGCCGCGGGCTTTGTCGGGCCCATGGGCGCCATCGCCATCGGCCTGGTCTCCGGCCTGGTCTGCCTGTGGGGCGTGGGCGGCCTGAAGCGCATGCTCAAGGTGGACGACGCCTTCGACGTGTTCGGCGTGCATGGCCTGGGCGGCATCGTCGGCGCCATCCTCACCGGCGTGTTCGCGGCCCAGGGCCTGGGTGGCACCGGGGGCCTGACTCCCGACACCTTCAGCATGGGCGCGCAGCTGTGGATACAGGTCAAGAGCGTGCTGTTCACCATCGTTTGGTCCGGCGTGGTGTCCTTCGTGGCCTACAAGATCGCCGACCTGCTGGTGGGCTTGCGCGTGAGCGAGGAGGCCGAGCGCCAGGGCCTGGACATCAGCTACCACGGCGAGACGGCGTACAACCGTTGA
- a CDS encoding P-II family nitrogen regulator, translating into MKMITAIIKPFKLDEVREALSDIGVQGITVTEVKGFGRQKGHTELYRGAEYVVDFLPKVKVEAAVDDALVERAIEAIEGAARTGKIGDGKIFVAALEQVVRIRTGETGVQAL; encoded by the coding sequence ATGAAAATGATCACCGCCATCATCAAACCCTTCAAGCTCGACGAGGTGCGCGAGGCGCTGTCGGACATCGGCGTGCAGGGCATCACCGTCACCGAGGTCAAGGGCTTTGGCCGCCAGAAGGGCCATACCGAGCTGTACCGCGGCGCCGAGTATGTGGTGGACTTTCTGCCCAAGGTGAAGGTCGAGGCCGCGGTGGACGATGCGCTGGTGGAGCGCGCCATCGAGGCCATAGAGGGCGCGGCGCGCACCGGCAAGATCGGCGACGGCAAGATCTTCGTGGCCGCGCTGGAGCAGGTGGTGCGCATACGCACCGGCGAGACCGGCGTGCAGGCCCTGTAA
- a CDS encoding YifB family Mg chelatase-like AAA ATPase translates to MGLALVQSRALLGLQAPAVTVEVHLANGLPSFALVGLADVEVKEARERVRSALQNAGLEFPSNKKITVNLAPADLPKDSGRFDLPIALGILAASGQIDAARLAGWEFAGELSLSGQLRPVRGALATSLALHGLEPPVRMVLPPGSAEEAALVPSAQIWRARHLLDVVRQFLPAGNNSEPEPDDDGWQRLQPAPPAVHTDGPDLADVKGQAAAKRALEIAAAGGHGLLLVGPPGSGKSMLAQRFAGLLPPMSVQQALQSAAIASLAGRFTGAQWMQRITASPHHSCSAIALVGGGSPPRPGEISLAHEGVLFLDEFPEFARSALEALREPLESGRITISRAAQRAEFPARFQLIAAMNPCPCGFAGSGQRACRCTPDQVARYQGKLSGPLLDRIDLHVEVPQLPAADLLNAPAGEASSAVRARVAQAHARALARQGQPNQALQGQQLDQMAALDDAAARFLQTAAARLAWSARGTHRALKVARTIADLAGSEHVTVAHVAEAMQYRRVLRTTV, encoded by the coding sequence ATGGGTCTTGCTTTGGTGCAAAGCCGCGCCCTGCTGGGCCTGCAGGCACCCGCCGTCACCGTCGAGGTGCATCTGGCCAATGGCCTGCCCAGCTTTGCGCTGGTCGGCCTGGCCGATGTCGAGGTCAAGGAGGCGCGCGAGCGCGTGCGCTCGGCGCTGCAGAACGCGGGACTGGAGTTCCCCAGCAACAAGAAGATCACCGTCAACCTGGCGCCGGCCGACCTGCCCAAGGACTCGGGGCGCTTCGACCTGCCGATCGCGCTGGGCATCCTGGCCGCCAGCGGGCAGATTGATGCGGCGCGCCTGGCCGGCTGGGAGTTTGCCGGCGAGCTGTCGCTGTCGGGCCAGCTGCGGCCGGTGCGCGGCGCGCTGGCCACCAGCCTGGCCCTGCATGGCCTGGAGCCGCCTGTGCGCATGGTGCTGCCGCCGGGCAGCGCCGAAGAAGCCGCCCTGGTGCCCAGCGCGCAGATCTGGCGCGCACGCCACCTGCTGGACGTGGTGCGGCAGTTTCTGCCCGCCGGCAACAATTCCGAGCCAGAGCCCGACGACGACGGCTGGCAGCGCCTGCAGCCGGCCCCGCCCGCCGTCCACACCGATGGCCCGGATCTGGCCGATGTCAAGGGCCAGGCCGCCGCCAAGCGCGCGCTGGAGATCGCCGCCGCCGGCGGCCACGGCCTGCTGCTGGTGGGCCCGCCGGGCTCGGGCAAGTCCATGCTGGCGCAGCGCTTTGCCGGCCTGCTGCCGCCCATGAGCGTGCAGCAGGCGCTGCAGAGCGCGGCCATTGCCAGCCTGGCCGGGCGCTTCACCGGCGCGCAGTGGATGCAGCGCATCACCGCCAGCCCGCACCACAGCTGCAGCGCGATTGCCCTGGTCGGCGGCGGCTCGCCGCCCAGGCCGGGCGAGATCTCGCTGGCGCATGAGGGCGTGCTATTCCTCGATGAATTCCCCGAATTTGCCCGCAGCGCCCTGGAAGCCCTGCGCGAGCCGCTGGAGAGCGGGCGCATCACCATATCGCGCGCGGCGCAGCGCGCGGAGTTCCCGGCGCGCTTTCAGCTCATCGCCGCCATGAACCCCTGCCCCTGCGGCTTTGCCGGGTCGGGGCAGCGCGCCTGCCGCTGCACGCCCGACCAGGTGGCGCGCTACCAGGGCAAGCTGTCCGGCCCGCTGCTCGATCGCATAGACCTGCATGTCGAGGTGCCGCAGCTGCCTGCCGCCGACCTGCTGAATGCCCCCGCCGGCGAGGCCAGCAGCGCAGTGCGCGCGCGCGTGGCCCAGGCGCACGCCCGCGCCCTGGCGCGCCAGGGCCAGCCCAACCAGGCACTGCAGGGCCAGCAGCTGGACCAGATGGCCGCGCTGGACGATGCCGCCGCGCGCTTTCTGCAGACCGCCGCCGCGCGCCTGGCCTGGTCGGCACGCGGCACGCACCGCGCGCTGAAGGTGGCGCGCACGATTGCCGACCTGGCCGGGTCGGAGCATGTGACGGTGGCCCATGTGGCCGAGGCCATGCAATACCGGCGGGTGTTGCGCACTACTGTTTAG
- a CDS encoding ATP-binding cassette domain-containing protein codes for MSLLRVEGLRKSFGGVQAVQGVSFALAAGELLALIGPNGAGKSTCFNMLGGQIRPDAGRVLLAGQDITGLPPRVIWRLGVGRTFQIAQTCASFTVLQNLQLALLSHDRRGWRWWRRAGQHRVPDALALLEQVGMQDQADRPCSELAYGDVKRVELAMALAHAPRLLLMDEPTAGMASAERLALMRLVRRLARERAMAVLFTEHSMDVVFGQADRVAVLVRGQLLAQGTPEAMRQDERVQAAYLGGGLEEAPVVAGPHPSLSPEGEGVIPAQPVALAPLGRGRGEGPPQSAPLLAVEHLNAWYGAAHILHGVSLQVGRGEVVALMGRNGAGKSTTLKGIAGLLARTQGRVQLQGQAIHGLPAHQIARLGLGYVPEDRRIFTDLTVLQNLEVGRQAPRHWPDGQPAPHWTPATLFALFPNLGEMPHRPGGQMSGGEQQMLSVARTLMGQPLLVLLDEPSEGVAPLIVAQMARAILQLKARGVGILLSEQNLTLAQAVADRAYVLEKGQIVHEAPMAELARDARARQAYLGL; via the coding sequence ATGAGCCTGCTGCGCGTGGAGGGCCTGCGCAAGTCCTTTGGCGGCGTGCAGGCCGTGCAGGGCGTGTCGTTCGCGCTGGCGGCCGGCGAGCTGCTGGCGCTGATCGGCCCCAACGGCGCGGGCAAGAGCACCTGCTTCAACATGCTGGGCGGGCAGATCCGGCCCGACGCCGGCCGCGTGTTGCTGGCCGGCCAGGACATCACCGGCCTGCCGCCGCGCGTCATCTGGCGCCTGGGTGTGGGCCGTACCTTCCAGATTGCCCAGACCTGCGCCAGCTTCACCGTGCTGCAGAACCTGCAGCTGGCCCTGCTGTCGCACGACCGACGCGGCTGGCGCTGGTGGCGCCGCGCCGGCCAGCACCGCGTGCCGGACGCGCTGGCCCTGCTGGAGCAGGTGGGCATGCAGGATCAGGCCGACCGCCCCTGCAGCGAGCTGGCCTATGGCGATGTCAAGCGCGTCGAGCTGGCCATGGCCCTGGCGCACGCGCCGCGCCTGCTGTTGATGGACGAGCCCACGGCCGGCATGGCCAGCGCCGAGCGCCTGGCGCTGATGCGGCTGGTGCGGCGCCTCGCGCGCGAGCGCGCCATGGCTGTGCTGTTCACCGAGCACAGCATGGACGTGGTCTTCGGCCAGGCCGACCGCGTGGCCGTGCTGGTGCGCGGCCAGCTGCTGGCCCAGGGGACGCCCGAGGCCATGCGCCAGGATGAGCGCGTGCAGGCGGCGTATCTGGGCGGGGGGCTGGAAGAGGCGCCGGTGGTGGCCGGCCCTCACCCCTCCCTCTCCCCAGAGGGAGAGGGAGTAATACCGGCGCAACCGGTCGCCCTCGCCCCTTTGGGGAGAGGGAGGGGTGAGGGGCCGCCCCAGTCCGCACCGCTGCTCGCCGTCGAACACCTGAACGCCTGGTACGGCGCCGCCCATATCCTGCACGGCGTGTCGCTGCAGGTGGGCCGTGGCGAGGTGGTGGCGCTGATGGGCCGCAACGGCGCGGGCAAGAGCACCACCCTCAAGGGCATTGCCGGCCTGCTGGCGCGCACCCAGGGCCGCGTGCAGCTACAGGGCCAGGCCATCCACGGCCTGCCGGCGCACCAGATCGCGCGCCTGGGCCTGGGCTATGTGCCCGAGGACCGGCGCATCTTCACCGACCTGACGGTGCTGCAAAACCTCGAGGTCGGCCGGCAAGCGCCGCGCCACTGGCCGGACGGCCAGCCGGCGCCGCACTGGACGCCCGCAACCCTGTTCGCGCTGTTCCCCAACCTGGGCGAGATGCCCCACCGCCCCGGCGGCCAGATGAGCGGCGGCGAGCAGCAAATGCTGAGCGTGGCGCGCACGCTGATGGGCCAGCCCCTGCTGGTGCTGCTCGACGAGCCCTCCGAGGGCGTGGCCCCGCTCATCGTCGCGCAGATGGCGCGAGCCATCCTGCAGCTCAAGGCCCGGGGCGTGGGCATCCTGCTGAGCGAGCAAAACCTGACCCTGGCCCAGGCCGTGGCCGACCGCGCCTATGTGCTGGAAAAGGGCCAGATCGTGCATGAAGCCCCCATGGCTGAGCTGGCGCGCGATGCGCGGGCGCGGCAGGCGTATCTGGGTTTGTAA
- a CDS encoding ABC transporter permease has product MDLSGLLAQLLNGLAGASALFLVAAGLSLIFGVTRIVNFAHGSFYMLGLYVAYSSVALLGDAIGFWPALLLAPLVLGLLGALVELLLLRRVYGAPELLQLLATFALVLVIKDAALWLWGPQELFGPRAPGLEGAVDILGRRFPAYDLLLIAVGPLVLLLLTLLLTRTRWGTLVRAATQDREMVGALGVNQAWLFTGVFALGAALAGLGGALQLPREPASLELDMLTIGAAFVVVVVGGMGSLPGAFVAALLIAELKAVCIWLGVVQIAGVAIAFPKLTLVVEFLVMAAVLIWRPWGLMGRPQAAVRGVGAPEAPLAGAGPLAGTGWVVLLLALALLPLILGPGSYATVLLTDIFIAALFAASLHFILGPGGLHSFGHAAYFGLGAYGAALLTRAAGLPMGAALLLAPLVAAGGALLYGWFCVRLSGVSLTMLTLAFAQITWAIAFQWDGLTGGSNGLTGVWPPDWAQGTAFYWLVLAFVAAGLYLLRRMLFAPLGWALRAARDSATRAEAIGINVRRVQWAAFVVAGLLAGLAGALFTFSKGGVAPEVLWVGKSVDGLVMVLLGGMQQLAGPLVGAAAFTWLHDSVARATDYWRALLGGSMLALVLLFPQGISGFAQYWQALIAPKKGVIA; this is encoded by the coding sequence ATGGACCTCTCCGGCCTGCTGGCCCAGCTGCTCAACGGCCTGGCCGGCGCGTCCGCGCTGTTCCTGGTGGCGGCCGGGCTGTCGCTGATCTTTGGCGTCACCCGCATCGTCAACTTTGCCCATGGCTCGTTCTACATGCTGGGGCTGTACGTAGCGTATTCCAGCGTCGCGCTGCTGGGCGATGCGATAGGCTTCTGGCCCGCGCTGCTGCTGGCGCCGCTGGTTCTGGGCCTCTTGGGCGCGCTGGTCGAGCTGCTGCTCCTGCGCCGTGTCTACGGTGCGCCAGAGCTGCTGCAGCTGCTGGCCACCTTTGCCCTGGTGCTGGTGATCAAGGACGCGGCGCTGTGGCTGTGGGGCCCGCAGGAACTGTTCGGCCCGCGCGCGCCGGGGCTGGAAGGCGCGGTGGACATCCTGGGCCGGCGCTTTCCGGCCTATGACCTGCTGCTCATCGCCGTCGGCCCGCTGGTGCTGCTGCTGCTCACGCTGTTGCTGACGCGCACGCGCTGGGGCACGCTGGTGCGCGCCGCCACGCAGGACCGCGAGATGGTCGGCGCCCTGGGCGTGAACCAGGCCTGGCTGTTCACCGGCGTGTTCGCGCTGGGCGCGGCGCTGGCCGGCCTGGGTGGCGCGCTGCAGCTGCCGCGCGAGCCCGCCAGCCTGGAACTGGACATGCTGACCATAGGCGCGGCCTTCGTCGTCGTGGTGGTGGGCGGCATGGGCTCGCTGCCCGGCGCCTTTGTCGCCGCGCTGCTGATCGCCGAGCTCAAGGCCGTGTGCATCTGGCTGGGCGTGGTGCAGATCGCAGGGGTGGCGATCGCCTTCCCCAAACTCACCCTGGTGGTGGAGTTTCTGGTCATGGCTGCCGTGCTCATCTGGCGCCCCTGGGGGTTGATGGGCCGGCCGCAGGCCGCCGTGCGCGGCGTGGGCGCGCCCGAGGCGCCCCTGGCCGGCGCCGGCCCGCTGGCCGGCACCGGCTGGGTCGTCCTGCTGCTGGCATTGGCGCTGCTGCCGCTCATCCTGGGGCCGGGCAGCTACGCCACGGTGCTGCTGACCGACATCTTCATCGCCGCGCTGTTTGCCGCCAGCCTGCATTTCATCCTGGGGCCGGGTGGGCTGCATTCGTTTGGCCACGCGGCCTACTTTGGCCTGGGCGCCTATGGTGCGGCGCTGCTCACGCGCGCGGCGGGCCTGCCCATGGGCGCGGCGCTGCTGCTGGCCCCCCTGGTGGCGGCGGGCGGGGCGCTGCTCTATGGCTGGTTTTGCGTGCGCCTGTCGGGCGTGTCGCTGACCATGCTGACGCTGGCCTTCGCGCAAATCACCTGGGCCATCGCCTTCCAGTGGGACGGCCTCACGGGCGGCAGCAATGGCCTGACCGGCGTTTGGCCGCCCGATTGGGCGCAGGGCACGGCCTTCTACTGGCTGGTGCTGGCTTTTGTCGCGGCGGGCCTCTACCTGCTGCGGCGCATGTTGTTCGCGCCCCTGGGCTGGGCGCTGCGCGCCGCGCGCGACTCGGCCACGCGCGCCGAGGCCATTGGCATCAACGTGCGCCGCGTGCAATGGGCGGCCTTCGTCGTCGCCGGCCTGCTGGCGGGGCTGGCGGGCGCGCTGTTCACCTTCTCCAAGGGCGGCGTGGCGCCCGAGGTGCTGTGGGTCGGCAAGTCGGTCGACGGCCTGGTCATGGTGCTGCTGGGCGGCATGCAGCAGCTGGCCGGCCCGCTGGTGGGCGCGGCCGCCTTCACCTGGCTGCACGACAGCGTGGCCCGCGCCACCGACTACTGGCGCGCGCTGCTGGGCGGCAGCATGCTGGCGCTGGTGCTGCTGTTTCCACAGGGAATTTCGGGGTTTGCGCAATATTGGCAAGCGCTGATAGCTCCTAAAAAAGGAGTAATCGCATGA
- a CDS encoding ABC transporter substrate-binding protein, which yields MKKSFTTVLAMLACALGAAQAQDVYTIGEINSYKAQPAFLEPYKKGMELALAQINITGGIGGKKLVLVTRDDNGNPADAVRAAEELIAREKVDVLMGSFLSHVGLALTDFAQQKKRFFLAAEPLTDKIVWEQGNRYTFRLRPSTYMQVAMLVPEAAAMKKKRWAIVYPNYEYGQSAVATFKKLLTAAQPDVEFVAEQATPLGKVDAGSVVQALADARPDAIFNVLFAADLAKFVREGNTRGLFQGKGVVSLLTGEPEYLDTLQGETPLGWVVTGYPWYAIFTPDHDAFATAYRKRFKDYPRAGSVVGYNAIQSIAAGLRKAGSADTEALIAAFRGLEVRTPFGPITYRAQDHQSTMGAYVGKTGLYGGKGVMVNFKYMDGAKFQPSDAEVKKLRPAAP from the coding sequence ATGAAGAAGTCATTCACCACCGTCCTGGCCATGCTGGCCTGCGCCCTGGGCGCGGCCCAGGCGCAGGATGTCTACACCATTGGCGAGATCAACAGCTACAAGGCCCAGCCGGCCTTCCTCGAGCCCTACAAGAAGGGCATGGAGTTGGCGCTGGCGCAGATCAACATCACCGGCGGCATTGGCGGCAAGAAGCTGGTGCTGGTCACGCGCGACGACAACGGCAACCCGGCCGACGCCGTGCGCGCCGCCGAGGAGCTGATCGCGCGCGAGAAGGTGGACGTGCTCATGGGCAGCTTTCTGTCGCATGTGGGGCTGGCGCTGACCGACTTCGCGCAGCAGAAAAAGCGCTTCTTCCTGGCCGCCGAGCCGCTGACCGACAAGATCGTCTGGGAACAGGGCAACCGCTACACCTTCCGCCTGCGCCCCTCGACCTACATGCAGGTGGCCATGCTGGTGCCCGAGGCCGCGGCCATGAAGAAAAAGCGCTGGGCCATCGTCTACCCCAATTACGAGTACGGCCAGTCGGCCGTGGCCACGTTCAAGAAGCTGCTTACCGCAGCGCAGCCGGATGTGGAGTTTGTCGCCGAGCAGGCCACACCGCTGGGCAAGGTGGACGCCGGCAGCGTGGTGCAGGCGCTGGCTGATGCCAGGCCGGACGCCATCTTCAACGTGCTGTTCGCGGCCGATCTCGCCAAGTTTGTCCGCGAGGGCAATACGCGCGGCCTGTTCCAGGGCAAGGGCGTGGTCAGCCTGCTCACGGGCGAGCCCGAGTACCTGGACACGCTGCAGGGCGAGACGCCGCTGGGCTGGGTGGTCACCGGCTACCCCTGGTACGCCATCTTCACACCCGACCACGACGCCTTTGCCACCGCCTATCGCAAGCGCTTCAAGGACTATCCGCGCGCCGGCTCGGTGGTGGGCTACAACGCTATCCAGTCCATCGCCGCGGGGCTGCGCAAGGCCGGCAGCGCCGACACCGAGGCGCTCATCGCCGCCTTCCGCGGCCTGGAGGTGCGCACGCCGTTCGGCCCCATCACCTACCGCGCCCAGGACCACCAGTCCACCATGGGCGCCTATGTGGGCAAGACCGGGCTGTACGGCGGCAAGGGGGTGATGGTGAACTTCAAGTACATGGATGGCGCCAAGTTCCAGCCGTCCGACGCCGAGGTGAAGAAGCTGCGGCCGGCCGCACCCTGA
- a CDS encoding ferredoxin--NADP reductase has translation MSAFLEERVLSVHHWTDRLFSFTTTRDPALRFSNGHFTMIGLKVNDKPLLRAYSIVSANYEEHLEFLSIKVPDGPLTSRLQHIKVGDHIIVGKKPTGTLLIDYLLPAKRLYLMSTGTGLAPFLSVIRDPETYEKFEQVILIHGVREVAELAYYDYLTKELPQHELLGEMISRQLKYYPTVTREPFKHQGRINELIENGKLAADLGLPQLNALEDRVMLCGSPEMLATLKTLLEHRDFEEGNTTRPGDFVIERAFVEK, from the coding sequence ATGAGCGCATTCCTCGAAGAGCGTGTCCTGTCGGTGCACCACTGGACCGATCGCCTATTCAGCTTCACCACCACGCGCGACCCGGCGCTGCGGTTCTCCAACGGCCACTTCACCATGATCGGCCTGAAGGTGAACGACAAGCCGCTGCTGCGCGCCTACAGCATCGTCAGCGCCAACTACGAGGAGCACCTGGAGTTCCTGTCCATCAAGGTGCCCGACGGCCCGCTGACCTCGCGCCTGCAGCACATCAAGGTGGGCGACCACATCATCGTCGGCAAGAAGCCCACCGGCACGCTGCTCATCGACTACCTGCTGCCGGCCAAGCGGCTGTACCTGATGTCCACCGGCACCGGGCTGGCGCCGTTCCTGAGCGTGATCCGCGACCCCGAGACCTACGAGAAGTTCGAGCAGGTGATCCTGATCCACGGCGTGCGCGAGGTGGCCGAGCTGGCCTACTACGACTACCTGACCAAGGAGCTGCCGCAGCACGAGCTGCTGGGCGAGATGATCAGCCGCCAGCTCAAGTACTACCCCACGGTGACGCGCGAGCCCTTCAAGCACCAGGGCCGCATCAACGAGCTGATCGAAAACGGCAAGCTGGCCGCTGACCTGGGCCTGCCCCAGCTGAATGCGCTGGAAGACCGCGTGATGCTGTGCGGCAGCCCGGAGATGCTGGCCACGCTCAAGACCCTGCTGGAGCACCGCGACTTTGAAGAGGGCAACACCACGCGGCCGGGCGACTTCGTCATCGAACGCGCCTTCGTCGAGAAATAA
- a CDS encoding glycine zipper 2TM domain-containing protein, translating into MHPSTAVAQSPATLKWLWIAVGALGASVLALGGTLLAQNLHSDAPMAQPVQESTQRAEISKQKPPQTVLQQAHAAPDSRANQLAARPARLPEHPSQPVAQARPAAPVCASCGHVESVQALEQAAPATGLGAVAGGVLGGVLGNQVGKGSGRTAATVLGAVGGGYVGHKVEERARSSTVYQMRVRMQDGSVRNFTRAQPVAEGTPVRLEGKGFRVDDGAGATERPGARPVYVNDRAY; encoded by the coding sequence ATGCACCCCAGCACCGCCGTGGCCCAGAGCCCGGCCACACTGAAATGGCTTTGGATTGCCGTGGGCGCGCTGGGCGCGAGCGTGCTGGCGCTGGGCGGTACGCTGCTGGCGCAGAACCTGCACAGCGATGCGCCCATGGCGCAACCCGTCCAGGAGTCCACGCAACGCGCGGAAATTTCCAAGCAAAAACCGCCACAAACCGTTTTACAGCAAGCACATGCAGCTCCTGATTCAAGAGCGAATCAGCTTGCCGCGCGCCCCGCGCGCCTGCCGGAACACCCGTCGCAGCCGGTGGCGCAGGCGCGCCCAGCGGCGCCGGTGTGCGCCAGCTGCGGCCATGTCGAATCGGTGCAGGCGCTGGAGCAGGCCGCGCCGGCCACGGGCCTGGGCGCGGTGGCCGGTGGCGTGCTGGGCGGCGTGCTGGGCAACCAGGTGGGCAAGGGCTCGGGCCGCACCGCCGCCACGGTGCTGGGCGCCGTGGGCGGCGGCTATGTGGGCCACAAGGTGGAGGAGCGCGCCCGCAGCAGCACCGTCTACCAGATGCGCGTGCGCATGCAGGACGGCTCGGTGCGCAACTTCACGCGCGCCCAGCCCGTGGCCGAGGGCACGCCGGTGCGCCTGGAGGGCAAGGGCTTTCGCGTGGACGATGGTGCCGGCGCTACCGAGCGCCCTGGCGCCCGGCCGGTGTATGTGAACGACCGGGCCTATTGA